In one Brevibacillus choshinensis genomic region, the following are encoded:
- the argH gene encoding argininosuccinate lyase, whose translation MKLWGGRFTKPTNQLVEEYTASISFDQKMWRQDIVGSLAHVAMLGKCGILPMEEVRQIIAGLKKVKEKIERGQVEFLVAHEDVHMNIEKMLIEEIGPVGGKLHTGRSRNDQVATDMHLFLREKLMEIIQLAMYLQEAMIEQANQHLDTVMPGYTHLQRAQPVLFGYHLMAYVSMLQRDIERMTETWNRVNVLPLGAGALAGTTFPIDRVFVAELLQFDGVYQNSMDAVSDRDFIVEFLADASLLMTHLSRLCEELVIWSSQEFSFVELDDAFCTGSSIMPQKKNPDVAELVRGKTGRVYGNLFGLLTVLKGLPMAYNKDMQEDKEGMFDTVSTIHGALALLTPMIQTMQVKTERMRQAVTNDFSNATDLADYLVRKDMPFRQAHEVVGRTVLYCIEQQKYLLDLTLDEFQSFSDVIGEDVYEALAVETVVNARNVLGGTARNQVESQIEWYRKKLVDTHAWVDKNSQKVMIESLIDIGSPVQRA comes from the coding sequence ATGAAACTCTGGGGAGGACGCTTCACGAAGCCGACGAATCAGCTCGTAGAAGAGTATACTGCTTCTATCTCTTTCGACCAGAAGATGTGGCGCCAGGACATCGTCGGTAGCCTAGCTCATGTAGCCATGCTGGGTAAGTGCGGTATCCTGCCGATGGAGGAAGTAAGACAGATCATTGCTGGCTTGAAAAAGGTAAAAGAGAAGATCGAACGTGGGCAGGTAGAATTCCTCGTGGCTCACGAAGATGTTCATATGAATATCGAAAAGATGCTGATCGAAGAAATCGGTCCGGTGGGGGGCAAGCTCCACACGGGCCGCAGCCGTAACGACCAGGTCGCAACGGATATGCACCTGTTCCTCAGAGAAAAGCTGATGGAAATCATACAGCTGGCGATGTATCTGCAGGAAGCGATGATCGAGCAGGCAAATCAGCATCTGGATACCGTCATGCCAGGGTACACCCATCTTCAACGTGCACAGCCGGTCCTTTTCGGCTACCACCTGATGGCGTATGTATCCATGCTGCAACGGGATATCGAGCGCATGACAGAGACCTGGAACCGGGTGAATGTACTGCCGCTTGGCGCTGGTGCACTGGCAGGGACTACGTTCCCGATCGATCGTGTATTTGTAGCGGAATTGCTGCAATTTGACGGCGTCTATCAAAACAGCATGGACGCTGTAAGCGACCGCGACTTCATCGTCGAGTTTTTGGCGGATGCGTCCCTCCTGATGACTCACCTCTCTCGTTTGTGCGAAGAGCTCGTCATCTGGAGCAGCCAGGAGTTTTCTTTTGTGGAGCTGGACGATGCGTTCTGCACAGGATCGAGCATCATGCCGCAAAAGAAAAACCCGGATGTCGCCGAGCTGGTACGCGGAAAAACAGGTCGCGTCTACGGCAATCTCTTTGGTCTGTTGACGGTACTCAAAGGTTTACCGATGGCGTACAACAAAGACATGCAGGAAGACAAGGAAGGTATGTTTGATACCGTATCGACCATTCATGGTGCTCTTGCTCTTCTGACACCGATGATCCAGACCATGCAAGTCAAAACCGAGCGCATGCGTCAGGCTGTGACCAATGACTTCTCCAATGCGACTGACCTGGCTGATTACCTCGTTCGCAAGGATATGCCTTTCCGTCAAGCTCACGAAGTCGTTGGCAGAACTGTCCTGTACTGCATCGAGCAACAAAAATACTTGCTCGATCTGACGTTGGATGAATTCCAGAGCTTTTCCGACGTGATCGGTGAGGATGTATACGAAGCACTCGCCGTCGAGACAGTAGTCAATGCCCGTAACGTATTGGGTGGCACTGCCCGCAATCAAGTCGAGTCACAGATCGAATGGTACCGCAAAAAGCTGGTGGATACCCATGCGTGGGTGGATAAAAACAGCCAAAAGGTCATGATTGAATCGTTGATCGACATCGGTTCTCCGGTGCAACGAGCATAG
- a CDS encoding argininosuccinate synthase: protein MAKDKIVLAYSGGLDTSVAIKWLQETYNYDVIAVALDVGEGKDLDFVQKKALQVGALKSIVVDAKEAFAEEFVLPALKANAMYEGKYPLVSALSRYLISRVLVEIAEKEGAVAVAHGCTGKGNDQVRFDVSFTALNPDIKIVAPVREWGWTRDEEIEYAKKNDIPIPINLDNPYSIDQNLWGRSCECGVLEDPWAAPPEGAYDLTKSITDAPDQAEEIEITFVQGKPTALNGEELSLAELILKLNKIAGNHGVGRIDHVENRLVGIKSREVYETPAATTLILAHRELEFLTQPREVAAFKPIVEQKLAQVIYEGLWFSPIRNAVQAFIEETQKHVTGIVRVKLHKGHAIVVGRKSASSLYSHELATYNAGDQFDHKAALGFIKLWGLPTKVYAQVNEGVLHENMNTDIKILDEKDAIKQ, encoded by the coding sequence ATGGCAAAAGATAAAATTGTGTTGGCCTACTCGGGCGGCTTAGATACATCCGTAGCAATTAAATGGCTCCAAGAAACATACAACTACGACGTAATTGCAGTAGCATTGGATGTAGGAGAAGGGAAAGACCTGGACTTCGTTCAGAAAAAAGCGCTGCAAGTGGGTGCATTGAAATCGATCGTGGTAGATGCGAAAGAAGCATTTGCCGAAGAATTCGTACTGCCTGCATTGAAAGCAAACGCGATGTATGAAGGTAAATATCCTCTGGTATCAGCACTGTCTCGTTACCTGATCTCTCGCGTACTGGTAGAGATCGCGGAAAAAGAAGGCGCAGTTGCTGTTGCTCACGGTTGCACAGGAAAAGGAAACGACCAAGTTCGCTTCGACGTGTCCTTCACAGCTTTGAACCCGGACATCAAAATTGTGGCTCCTGTACGTGAGTGGGGTTGGACTCGTGACGAAGAGATCGAGTATGCGAAAAAGAACGATATTCCAATTCCGATCAATCTGGACAATCCATACAGCATCGACCAAAACCTGTGGGGCAGAAGCTGCGAGTGCGGCGTCCTGGAAGATCCATGGGCAGCTCCACCAGAGGGTGCATACGATCTGACGAAATCCATCACAGACGCGCCTGATCAAGCGGAAGAGATCGAAATCACTTTCGTACAAGGTAAGCCGACAGCACTGAACGGCGAAGAGCTTTCTCTGGCTGAGCTGATCCTGAAATTGAACAAAATCGCAGGTAACCACGGAGTAGGCCGTATCGACCACGTAGAAAACCGCCTGGTTGGTATCAAATCCCGTGAAGTATACGAGACTCCTGCTGCGACTACCTTGATCCTGGCTCACCGCGAGCTGGAATTCTTGACGCAGCCTCGTGAAGTAGCCGCGTTCAAACCAATCGTGGAACAAAAATTGGCACAAGTGATCTACGAAGGGCTCTGGTTCTCGCCGATCCGAAATGCCGTTCAAGCGTTCATCGAAGAAACACAAAAACACGTAACGGGTATCGTTCGTGTGAAACTGCACAAAGGTCATGCGATCGTAGTGGGCCGCAAATCCGCTTCCTCGCTATACAGCCATGAACTGGCAACCTACAATGCAGGTGACCAATTCGATCACAAAGCAGCACTCGGCTTTATCAAGCTGTGGGGTCTGCCAACAAAGGTATACGCGCAAGTCAACGAAGGTGTCTTGCATGAGAACATGAACACAGACATCAAGATTTTGGACGAAAAGGATGCGATCAAGCAATGA
- a CDS encoding DUF4760 domain-containing protein gives MIPTYQDADMILKLYDQYESERLREAKAWFTAVLGQKEAMAPGNFWERFPRGSEGFTQFTTLYGFFEMVGVLHKNGLIHPDLLFDMWYINGFFSRMYPIIASWREEGDIHIAENFERLALAELDWIRKHKGAEFVPQVSYAKH, from the coding sequence ATGATTCCAACCTATCAAGATGCTGACATGATCCTCAAACTATATGATCAATATGAATCGGAGAGACTGAGGGAAGCAAAAGCTTGGTTCACGGCCGTATTGGGACAAAAGGAAGCGATGGCACCAGGCAATTTTTGGGAGAGATTTCCTCGTGGTAGCGAAGGATTCACTCAATTTACGACGCTGTACGGATTTTTTGAAATGGTAGGTGTCTTGCATAAAAACGGTCTTATTCATCCGGATCTGTTGTTTGATATGTGGTATATCAATGGCTTCTTCAGCCGGATGTATCCGATCATCGCTTCCTGGAGAGAGGAAGGCGACATCCATATCGCTGAGAATTTTGAGCGTTTGGCGTTAGCCGAGCTGGATTGGATTCGTAAGCACAAAGGCGCAGAGTTCGTGCCGCAAGTATCGTATGCAAAGCATTGA